Sequence from the Flavobacterium sp. TR2 genome:
CCGTTTTTACTGTTGGACAATATAAGTTTGAAATGTATTACCCAGGAAAAGGGCACGCACCAGACAATATTGTTGCATGGTTTGGGAAAGACAAGATTCTTTACGGAGGATGTTTTGTAAAAAGTGAAGAAGCAAAAGATTTGGGCTATTTGGGAGACGCTGATGTCAAAGAATGGGAAAAATCTATTAAAAAGGTTCAGTCAAAATTTAAAAATCCAAAATACGTTATTCCAGGGCATGATGGCGGAACAACAAGCAAATCTATAGATCATACCTTGAAGATGGTTAAAGAGTATTTGGCAACAAAGTCATAAGAAAAAATGAATTTTTAAAACTGGCAATCTGCGTTTAGAGTTTAAAAATAGCTTAATTTTGTGTTTGAATCAGTAAAGAAAGATAGAATGACTGTAACGGATAAAAATATACTTGAAGCTTATTCAAATTTATTTGAGGGGCTTAGTTTTTCTAATAAAATTGAACTCATAGAAAGACTAACAAAATCGATAAAAAGTAGCAAATTAAAAGAGAATAACTTTTATAAATCTTTTGGAGCTTTTGCATCTGAAAAATCTGCAGAAGAAATTGTTTCTGAAATAAAATCTAATAGAAACTTCAAAAATAAAGAAATTAAGTTTTAATGGGCTATTTGTTAGATACAAGTATTTGTGTTTTCTTTCTGAGAGGAAAGCTTAATCTTGATAAAATTATTAAAGAAGTTGGTCTTGAAAATTGTTATATTTCTGAAATAACAGTTGCAGAACTTCGTTTTGGTGCTGAAAATAGTGATGATCCTTTAAAATCTAATAAAGCTGTAGATATATTTTTGAAAGGGTTGACAATACTTCCGATTTTTGGTTCTATTAAAAGATATGCTATTGAAAAAGTTAGGCTTAGAAGAATTGGAAAACCTATTAATGATGAATTTGATCTTTTAATTGGAGTTACCGCAGTTGAGAATCAATTGACTTTGGTTACAGATAATACAAATGATTTTAAGCTTTTAGAAGGAATTATAATGGAGAATTGGTTTGAAAGAAACTAATTATGATTTCGCTTAGATTCATTTCTCAAATCTTATAAAATATCTGTATGCATTTCATCGAAGTCATTTTACCGCTTTCTTTAGCTAAGACATTTACATACCGAATTTCTGAAGCCGAATTTCATTTCATTAAAAAAGGAATGCGTGTTGCTGTGCCCTTTGGCAAAAGCAAAATATATACGGCGCTTGTTCTGGATGTTCATGAAAATGCGCCGACATTGTATGAAGCCAAAGAAATTCATCAGATTTTGGATGAAAAACCAATCGCGACCGAAATCCAGATTAAACACTGGCTTTGGGTAGCAAGCTACTATATGTGCGGCATTGGCGATGTGTATCGAGGCGCATTTCCAAGCGGATTATTGCTTGAGAGCGAAACCATTATTTCGCATAAACCCGATGTTGTGGTAAATGACAGCGAACTTTCTGATGATGAATTTCTAATTTATGAAGCGTTGCATCATCAGAGTTCGTTGAAAGTTCAGGAAATCACTTCAATTTTAAATAAAAAAAATATACTTCCGATTCTGCAAAAGCTAATCGCTAAGGATATTATTTTTTTAGAAGAAGAAATAAAAGAGACATACAAGCCAAAGCTGGTTAGATATGTAAAACTGCATTCAAAATACGAATCTGACAGTGGTTTGGAAGAGCTGCTGGCAGTATTGAAAAATGCCAATAAACAAAGGGAAATTGTTTTGGCTTATTTTCAAATCAGTGCTTCAGAAAAAAAGCCAATTACGGTTAAGAAGCTTGTAGAAGTTTCAAATGCGGGCTCTACAGCGGTAAAATCATTAGTAGAAAAAGAAATATTCGAAGAATATTATTTGCAGCATGATCGAGTTGCATTTAACGGTGAAAAAACAGAAAAAGAACTGCAATTAAGCAAAGCTCAAGAAAATGCTTTTTTGGGGATAAAGAATAGTTTTTTAGAAAAAGAAGTATGCCTGCTGCACGGTGTAACTTCGAGCGGAAAAACCGAAATTTATATCAAGTTAATTGAGGAATATCTGCATACTGGAAAACAAGTTTTGTATCTCTTGCCAGAAATTGCGCTTACTACTCAGCTGGTTTACAGGCTTCATCTTCATTTTGGCGATAAAGTAGCTGTTTTTCATTCTAAATATAGCAATAATGAAAGGGTTGAGGTTTGGAAGCAGACGCTTGAAAATTCGCCAAAAGCGCAAATTGTAATAGGAGCGAGATCGGCTCTGTTCTTGCCTTTTAATGATTTAGGATTATTAATCGTTGACGAAGAGCACGAGCAGACTTTCAAACAGACCGATCCTGCGCCTAGATATCACGCGAGAGATGCTGCGATTGTTTTGGCTAATTTTCATAAAGCCAAAGTTTTATTAGGCTCGGCAACACCTAGCATAGAAACTTATTTTAATACCCAAAATGATAAATACGGATTGGTAACGCTTTTTGAACGTTATAAAAATGTCCGTTTGCCTGAAGTGGTTTTGGTTGATATAAAAGACAAACATTTTAGAAAAAGAATGACAGGTCATTTTAGCGATCTTCTGATAGAAGAAATCACTGAATCATTGTCGTTGGGCGAACAAGTTATTTTGTTTCAAAACAGAAGAGGATATTCGCCTATAATTGAATGTTTAACCTGTGGACACGTTCCGCATTGCCAGCAGTGCGATGTGAGCTTGACTTATCATAAACATAAAAATCAGCTTCGCTGCCATTATTGCGGCTATTCAATTGCAAAACCTACTAATTGCCACAGCTGTTCGAGTATAGATTTGACTACAAAAGGATTTGGAACTGAGCAAATAGAACAGGAGTTGTCTTCGCTTTTTCCAAAGGCTAAAACAGCTAGAATGGATCAGGATACGACTCGAGGCAAATTTGGTTTTGAAAAAATAATCGATACGTTTAAAAATCGTGAAATTGATATTTTAGTCGGTACGCAAATGCTGGCTAAAGGGCTTGATTTTGATAATGTGGGTCTGGTCGGGATTATGAATGCAGATAATATGCTTCATCACCCAGATTTTAGGGCTTTTGAGCGTAGTTTTCAGATGATGACACAGGTTGCGGGAAGAGCAGGAAGATCTGAAAAGCAAGGGAAAGTTGTGATTCAAACCTATAACCCCAACCATAATACAATTCAGCAGGTTACAGACCATAATTATATAGGTATGTATAAAGAGCAGTTGTATGACAGGCAAATCTACAGATATCCGCCATATTTCAGGATTATAAAATTGACGCTAAAGCACAAAGATTTTGATAAGCTGAAAGAAGGGGCAATGTGGCTGTATCAGGTTTTGAGCCAGAATTTAGGAATGCCGGTTTTAGGGCCAGAAGAGCCAGCGATTAGCAGAATACGAAATGAATACATCAGAACCATTTTGATTAAGATTCCGCAAAACCTACATTTAGGAAATACAAAAAAAACTATCCAGAAAATGCTGAATAGTTTTGAAGCTGTGGCTCAATACAGAGCTATAAAAGTTGTGATTAATGTAGATTTCTATTAAGCTGTTATTTAAGAAGAAGTTGAAAGCGCTTTTACAAGATCTTCTTTTTTATTGCGGCTTAATGGTATTTTGGTAATGCCTATTTCGGCAAATTTGCTGTTAAAGCGCTCTACCTTATCAATATTAATGATGTACGATTTGTGGACACGGATAAATTTATCTTTTGATAAATCGTTTTCAAAAGATTTCATAGTAGAAAGGACAAGATTGCTGTCGTCTTCGGTTACTACTCTTACATAATCTCCAAAAGCTTCAATCCACTTTATTTTTGAAGTGAATATTTTTAGTTTTTTTAGATTACTTTTGATGAAAATATGCTCGCCTTCTTCTTCTTTAATATCCTTTTTAAGCAGATGCATATCGATTGCTCTTTTTACAGAGGCATTAAAACGATCCACTGCAATCGGTTTTTGAAGATAATCGGTAGCGTCATAGTCAAAAGCTTTTAAGGCATATTCAGCTTTAGAAGTAATAAATATAATCTGCGGTTTTGATTTTAATCCGTCAAGAAAATCAAATCCGTTAATAACTGGCATTTCTATATCAAGAAATATTAAATCAATATTATTTAATGAGATACAACTTTTTGCTTCAATTGCATTAGAAAAATCCCCGATTAAATGCAAGCCTGGGTGATTATTAACCAATTTGGCAATAATTGTCCTTTGTATAGAACTATCATCTACAACAACACAGTTTAGTTTCATAACATTTAAATTTAGAATAAATTCAGGATAGCAATAGTAAATGTATTATTTTTTTGTAAAAAAAACTAAGGTTGGGGCATATTTTTTGCATTATGACGAATAAAAGAAAAAAAATGTTGCATATATAAATTAAATGCTTACTTTTGCACCCAATTTTAACAAATAAATTTTTTATTTATGAATCATTATGAAACTGTTTTCATTTTAAATCCCGTTTTATCTGAGGTTCAGGTGAAGGAAACAGTAACGAAATTTGAAGAATTTCTTACTAGTAGAGGAGCTGAAATGGTATCGAAAGAGGATTGGGGTCTTAAAAAAATGGCTTACGAAATCCAAAACAAAAAAAGTGGTTTTTATCACTTATTCGAATTCAAAGTAGCTGGAGAAGTTCTTTTAGCTTTTGAAACTGAATTCAGACGTGACGAAAGAGTTATGCGTTTCTTAACTGTAAGTTTAGATAAACATGCTATTTCATGGGCTGAGAGAAGAAGAGCAAAATTAAAATCTACTAAAGCGTAATTATTATGTCTACAATTGAGCAATCTGCAAAAGGAAAAAAAGACGGAGATATCAGATATTTAACGCCTTTAAACATTGAAACTAACAAAACTAAAAAGTATTGCCGTTTCAAAAAATCTGGAATCAAATATATCGATTATAAAGATGCTGATTTCTTATTGAAATTCGTTAACGAGCAAGGAAAAATTCTTCCTCGTCGTTTAACTGGAACTTCATTAAAATACCAAAGAAAAGTTTCTGTAGCTGTAAAAAGAGCTCGTCACTTAGCTTTAATGCCATACGTGGCCGATTTATTAAAATAGTATAAAAAAATCTAGTCGCTGGTTTCTGTTCAAGCAGAACCTAACTTCTAAAATATAAGGACAACAACATGGAAATTATTTTAAAACAAGACGTACAGAACTTAGGATTTAAAGATGATGTAGTATCTGTAAAACCTGGTTACGGACGTAACTTTTTAATTCCTCA
This genomic interval carries:
- the priA gene encoding primosomal protein N', with the protein product MHFIEVILPLSLAKTFTYRISEAEFHFIKKGMRVAVPFGKSKIYTALVLDVHENAPTLYEAKEIHQILDEKPIATEIQIKHWLWVASYYMCGIGDVYRGAFPSGLLLESETIISHKPDVVVNDSELSDDEFLIYEALHHQSSLKVQEITSILNKKNILPILQKLIAKDIIFLEEEIKETYKPKLVRYVKLHSKYESDSGLEELLAVLKNANKQREIVLAYFQISASEKKPITVKKLVEVSNAGSTAVKSLVEKEIFEEYYLQHDRVAFNGEKTEKELQLSKAQENAFLGIKNSFLEKEVCLLHGVTSSGKTEIYIKLIEEYLHTGKQVLYLLPEIALTTQLVYRLHLHFGDKVAVFHSKYSNNERVEVWKQTLENSPKAQIVIGARSALFLPFNDLGLLIVDEEHEQTFKQTDPAPRYHARDAAIVLANFHKAKVLLGSATPSIETYFNTQNDKYGLVTLFERYKNVRLPEVVLVDIKDKHFRKRMTGHFSDLLIEEITESLSLGEQVILFQNRRGYSPIIECLTCGHVPHCQQCDVSLTYHKHKNQLRCHYCGYSIAKPTNCHSCSSIDLTTKGFGTEQIEQELSSLFPKAKTARMDQDTTRGKFGFEKIIDTFKNREIDILVGTQMLAKGLDFDNVGLVGIMNADNMLHHPDFRAFERSFQMMTQVAGRAGRSEKQGKVVIQTYNPNHNTIQQVTDHNYIGMYKEQLYDRQIYRYPPYFRIIKLTLKHKDFDKLKEGAMWLYQVLSQNLGMPVLGPEEPAISRIRNEYIRTILIKIPQNLHLGNTKKTIQKMLNSFEAVAQYRAIKVVINVDFY
- the rpsF gene encoding 30S ribosomal protein S6, giving the protein MNHYETVFILNPVLSEVQVKETVTKFEEFLTSRGAEMVSKEDWGLKKMAYEIQNKKSGFYHLFEFKVAGEVLLAFETEFRRDERVMRFLTVSLDKHAISWAERRRAKLKSTKA
- the rpsR gene encoding 30S ribosomal protein S18, producing the protein MSTIEQSAKGKKDGDIRYLTPLNIETNKTKKYCRFKKSGIKYIDYKDADFLLKFVNEQGKILPRRLTGTSLKYQRKVSVAVKRARHLALMPYVADLLK
- a CDS encoding LytR/AlgR family response regulator transcription factor, which codes for MKLNCVVVDDSSIQRTIIAKLVNNHPGLHLIGDFSNAIEAKSCISLNNIDLIFLDIEMPVINGFDFLDGLKSKPQIIFITSKAEYALKAFDYDATDYLQKPIAVDRFNASVKRAIDMHLLKKDIKEEEGEHIFIKSNLKKLKIFTSKIKWIEAFGDYVRVVTEDDSNLVLSTMKSFENDLSKDKFIRVHKSYIINIDKVERFNSKFAEIGITKIPLSRNKKEDLVKALSTSS
- a CDS encoding PIN domain-containing protein, with product MGYLLDTSICVFFLRGKLNLDKIIKEVGLENCYISEITVAELRFGAENSDDPLKSNKAVDIFLKGLTILPIFGSIKRYAIEKVRLRRIGKPINDEFDLLIGVTAVENQLTLVTDNTNDFKLLEGIIMENWFERN